The segment CTCGGTCAAAATATAACGTAACCCGGCCCGGGTATCCTCCAGGATATCGCGGAACGATTGGCGCCGGGCGCTGGCGACGGACGGCCGGACATCGATTAACCAGATGCCAAAGAGCACCGCCACAAAACTCAGGGCATTCAGATAAAAGCAAGCGGCGATCCCGACCAAACCGATCAGGAAGCCCGCGACCGCCGGGCCGACGATCCGGGCCAGGTTGAAGATGGTCGAGTTCAAGGCGATGGCATTCATCAGATCTTCTTTCCCCACCAGCTCCACGAAGAAGGATTGGCGCGTCGGCATATCGATGGTGTTAACCGCTCCCAAGAACCCGGCCAGGATCAACACGTGCCAATATTGGATCACCTTCAGGTAGGTCAGGGTCGCCAGAACGGCCGCCAGGATCATCAGGCTGAATTGAGTGGCCATCAACACCTTGCGTTTGGGCAGCCGGTCGGCGATGGCTCCCGCGAATAACGCAAAAAACATCATCGGCGCGAACTGGATCGCCGAAACGACGCCCAGTTTAAACGGGGAATGGGTCAACTGCAGCACCAGCCAGTCCTGGCCGATATTCTGCATCCAGGTGCCGATCAATGAGATACACTGACCGGTCCAGAAAAGACGGAAATTACGATGGGACAGCGCCGGGAAGGCCCGCTGGAGCCGATATTGAATCGTGTGCACACTCACCGTTTCTGGGAACCTCCTATAGTCGAATGAAAATCTTCCGTTGATACATCGCCCACAGCAGCAGCCATTGCAGGACGAAACTGACAAGCGCCTCGGCCAGCAGCCGCCAGTCGCCCAGGGACGCGAAGGCTTTTCCGCCCACCAGCCAACGCGCGCAGGCATCAAAGGGCAGGAACGAGGAACCGACGTAAATAAAGATGGAGTTCAAGCCGACGACGATAAAGGGAAAAGCCCAATTTCGCCAGTTCCGGATGTCGATGAGCCAGTAAAACAGGGCCATCAGCACCGCGCTCAGCCCGGCGGCCAACAAGATGTAGGAACTGGTCCAGATCTTTTTGATGACCGGGAAATCCAACCCCCACAATAGTCCCAAGGCGGCGAGGAGTAACCCGGCCGCCGCCAGATACTCGGCCTTGGCCCGAGCGTCGATGAGTTTGCCGCGCAGTCTCCCTTCAAAGCGTAGCCAGTGCCCGCTCAACGCGCCCAATAGACAAGCGGCGATGGCAGGAAAAGTACTAAGCAGCCCCTCCGGATCCCAGGTGCCGTAATAAAGCCGACCGGGCAGAAAGCGGCTGTCCAGATAGTTGGCTAAATTTCCTTCTTCGGTCCAAACTCCCGGCCCCGCCCCGGGGACCGGCACG is part of the Hydrogenispora ethanolica genome and harbors:
- a CDS encoding MFS transporter encodes the protein MHTIQYRLQRAFPALSHRNFRLFWTGQCISLIGTWMQNIGQDWLVLQLTHSPFKLGVVSAIQFAPMMFFALFAGAIADRLPKRKVLMATQFSLMILAAVLATLTYLKVIQYWHVLILAGFLGAVNTIDMPTRQSFFVELVGKEDLMNAIALNSTIFNLARIVGPAVAGFLIGLVGIAACFYLNALSFVAVLFGIWLIDVRPSVASARRQSFRDILEDTRAGLRYILTEPKLYWTLLLLALISLFVINFNIFVPLFAKENLKQAALGYGLLMTAMGVGSLGGALTLATRSRSGPNPRVLGGGAAGMSVLLILLGFVNRYWLAALILLLIGYCMISFTASANTLLQLNSDDSMRGRVMGLYSLVFGGVTPIGSLLAGKVAENAGISMGMLFCGAVGVLSCLLVYLGYRQRVSRRGPAAWG
- a CDS encoding acyltransferase family protein; the protein is MKLTKVWDRISGAEPAAAPKPGAGPRLHSLDALRGFNMFWIIGAERIAHALGALRLSKTALAVEQLSHSQWIGFTFNDLIFPLFIYLVGISLTFSVENRRRRGERTGDLLRHAIIRTGLLFLIGLFMSNSGYFLRGVFDNIRWMGVLQRIALCYGAASFLVLFTKPRQQFLTVCGLLIGYWLLLRFVPVPGAGPGVWTEEGNLANYLDSRFLPGRLYYGTWDPEGLLSTFPAIAACLLGALSGHWLRFEGRLRGKLIDARAKAEYLAAAGLLLAALGLLWGLDFPVIKKIWTSSYILLAAGLSAVLMALFYWLIDIRNWRNWAFPFIVVGLNSIFIYVGSSFLPFDACARWLVGGKAFASLGDWRLLAEALVSFVLQWLLLWAMYQRKIFIRL